In the genome of Bradyrhizobium sp. CIAT3101, one region contains:
- a CDS encoding AAA family ATPase — translation MHIEKLSLTNFRCFGPAAMTIDLTPDLTTFVGVNGAGKTAVLQALQRLFGITGEQRRLRRQDFHVPAAEPVAPAQRTLILEAILAFPELDAGGPNASAIPEFFHQMAADDAGRLKCRLRLEATWTDDGSLEGTIEQKYWAVRAFGAFAEVDCIELKPIDRARIQMIYVPASRDGASQVTAFLRGRLWRAINWSQGVRQTFADTGATLNGAFAAEPAVEIVVGAVARRWQEVHTAGTDTTPIFRPIDLRFQEFIRKVEVVFRPDEAGRERALDDLSDGQRSLFHLAMTAATLDVEANIAANPAGPGFQPGGVPLPALTLIAVEEPENNLAPFYLSRIVRQIENLTAGPRAQAIISSHSASILARVDPSQVRHFRLNPADRTAHIRAIRLPLGQEEASKFVREAVRTYPELYFARFAVLGEGASEEVVLPRLAEAMGLDIDRSFVAVVPLGGRHVNHLWRLLTDLDIPYATLLDLDWGRDGGGWGRIKTACAQLLEVGVAPQALFGQHLNPAGPAANLAMFDGLSADNTALMTQWTNWLRQFHVFYCTPLDLDYSMLQAFPVAYQVLEPGRHGPSAQGDPRTAVLGEAGRGDLYGAAQDQLLRWYRYLFLGRGKPSTHVRVLSGQTSEVLTAGAPEELRALLASIVARLAPAPPAT, via the coding sequence ATGCATATTGAAAAACTTAGCCTGACCAATTTCCGATGCTTCGGCCCTGCTGCGATGACGATCGATCTCACGCCTGACCTCACCACGTTCGTCGGCGTGAACGGCGCGGGCAAGACGGCCGTTCTGCAAGCGCTTCAGCGCCTATTCGGGATAACCGGCGAACAGCGCCGCCTCCGCCGGCAGGACTTCCACGTTCCGGCCGCAGAACCAGTGGCACCGGCGCAGCGCACGTTGATATTAGAAGCAATACTGGCTTTTCCCGAGTTAGACGCAGGCGGACCCAACGCCAGCGCCATTCCTGAATTCTTCCACCAGATGGCGGCCGATGATGCCGGCCGACTGAAATGTCGTCTGCGCCTCGAGGCGACCTGGACCGACGACGGCTCGCTTGAAGGGACGATCGAGCAGAAATATTGGGCCGTTCGGGCATTCGGCGCCTTTGCAGAAGTCGACTGTATCGAGTTGAAGCCGATCGACCGCGCTCGCATCCAAATGATCTACGTGCCTGCCTCGCGAGACGGCGCGTCCCAGGTCACTGCCTTCCTTCGAGGTCGGCTTTGGCGCGCGATCAATTGGTCGCAGGGCGTGAGGCAGACCTTTGCCGATACCGGCGCCACCCTTAACGGCGCGTTCGCGGCCGAGCCTGCTGTCGAGATCGTCGTCGGCGCCGTCGCTCGCCGATGGCAGGAGGTTCATACGGCGGGCACGGACACAACGCCAATCTTCCGTCCGATCGACCTGCGCTTCCAAGAGTTCATCCGCAAAGTCGAGGTCGTCTTCCGGCCAGACGAGGCTGGACGTGAGCGCGCGCTTGACGATCTTAGCGACGGTCAGCGTTCGCTATTCCATCTGGCAATGACCGCCGCCACCTTGGACGTCGAAGCCAACATAGCCGCGAACCCAGCCGGACCAGGCTTCCAGCCCGGGGGCGTTCCGCTCCCTGCGCTCACGCTGATCGCCGTGGAGGAGCCCGAGAACAACCTTGCTCCGTTCTATCTCTCCCGCATCGTGCGCCAGATCGAAAACCTGACAGCCGGGCCGCGCGCGCAGGCGATCATTTCGAGCCACTCGGCAAGCATTCTCGCCCGTGTCGATCCGTCCCAGGTTCGCCATTTCAGGCTCAACCCGGCCGACCGAACCGCCCATATCCGCGCCATCCGCCTTCCTCTAGGTCAAGAGGAAGCGTCGAAATTCGTTCGTGAGGCAGTTCGGACCTATCCGGAACTCTATTTTGCGCGCTTCGCGGTTCTAGGCGAGGGCGCCTCCGAGGAAGTCGTGCTGCCGCGCCTGGCCGAAGCGATGGGCCTCGACATCGACCGTTCCTTCGTCGCTGTCGTTCCGCTCGGCGGCCGTCACGTGAATCATCTGTGGCGCCTCCTGACCGATCTCGACATCCCCTACGCAACGCTGCTCGATCTCGATTGGGGCCGCGACGGAGGCGGATGGGGCCGCATCAAGACGGCCTGCGCCCAGCTTCTGGAAGTCGGGGTCGCGCCCCAGGCGCTGTTCGGACAGCATCTCAACCCCGCCGGTCCGGCAGCTAACCTCGCGATGTTTGACGGCCTCTCGGCCGACAACACAGCATTGATGACCCAATGGACGAATTGGCTGCGCCAATTCCACGTCTTCTACTGCACACCCCTCGACCTCGACTATTCCATGTTGCAGGCGTTCCCGGTCGCCTATCAGGTGCTCGAGCCAGGCCGCCATGGGCCCTCAGCGCAAGGCGATCCCCGAACGGCGGTTCTCGGCGAAGCTGGGCGCGGCGACCTCTATGGCGCAGCGCAAGACCAGCTGCTGCGTTGGTATCGCTATCTGTTCCTCGGTCGAGGCAAGCCCAGCACGCATGTTCGTGTCCTCAGCGGCCAAACGTCCGAAGTACTGACGGCGGGCGCGCCCGAAGAACTCCGGGCGCTACTTGCATCGATCGTGGCGCGCCTGGCGCCAGCCCCGCCGGCCACCTGA
- a CDS encoding PIN domain-containing protein, translating to MTRYLLDTNIISNVIKPEPSGSLLAWMGAQRDDDLFIASLTVAEIRLGILEKPKGKKRSSLETWFAGVEGPQALFAGRVLSFDEKAGLVWARLMADGKARGRPRNALDTIIAAIAEANGCVVVTDNEKDFEGVEIINPLRVVE from the coding sequence GTGACGCGCTATCTCCTAGATACCAATATCATCAGCAATGTCATAAAGCCCGAGCCGTCCGGCTCGCTACTGGCCTGGATGGGCGCGCAGAGAGACGACGACCTCTTCATTGCTTCGCTTACCGTCGCTGAAATCCGCCTAGGCATCTTGGAGAAGCCGAAAGGCAAGAAACGCAGCAGCCTAGAGACTTGGTTCGCCGGTGTCGAAGGCCCGCAAGCGCTGTTTGCGGGCCGTGTTTTATCGTTTGACGAGAAAGCTGGCCTTGTCTGGGCGCGACTGATGGCAGACGGCAAGGCGCGCGGCCGTCCACGAAACGCCCTCGATACGATCATCGCGGCCATCGCCGAGGCGAACGGATGCGTCGTAGTCACCGACAACGAAAAGGACTTTGAGGGCGTTGAAATCATCAACCCACTTAGGGTGGTTGAATGA
- a CDS encoding TrlF family AAA-like ATPase: protein MSGAPTGTREPGGSKWHRWDPHIHAPGTVLNNQYRGSDAWEKFLSAVEASSPRIRALGITDYYNVDVYEQVLAHRKAGRLAEVDLIFPNVELRYGIGTGSGSPINFHLLVSPDDPEHVEQIRRFLRSLTYTAYGQPFRCERSDLIRLGRAHDRTVVDDVAAFAVGANQFKVNPDELRAEWKKNPWVQDNVLIAVAAGSNDGTSGLQGDASLATLRKEIERTAHVIFSSQPKQRAFWLGQGAVTVERLVSDWNGRKPCLHGSDAHGPDRVGVVENDRYCWIKGDLAFESLRQTCLEPETRVFIGVTSPRGALPSQVVSNVEVTDATWLVTNNVPLNAGLVGIIGARGSGKTALADIIAAGGYALSPHLSERSFIRRAKDHLGEASARLTWEDGDPTSNELRHVEMEDFLDSPRVQYLSQQFVDSLCSAEGVTDELLAEVERVIFQAHPDEDRMGTTEFRELLDLRAARGRALRQSHEEALAEAASELNIERERKAGLPALKKLRSEKAASITKDKRDRSSLIGKGGEERAKRLDVVSTAAESVRFQVEQSQRRRQALLALKDEADDTRKTKAPARLRQLQQAHPEAGLSTEQWKAFLLEFAGDVDVILSTAIKAVDTRIKTLSGPSAGEITVASGVPPSPTSLLPDGQELANLTLSLLNKEVARLRALIGIDTENAKAFARLSEKISRDEAALAKLDRDIETAEQADERIKDLIQSRRDSYASVFDGIIDEERELSALYAPLKARLEAEEGALGKLSFTVRRAVDVAAWAQMGEELLDLRKTGPFKGRGALLAAAKMDLQPAWEEGSSAEVAEAMARFREAHERDLVEHAPVERSNASAYREWAGRISSWLYGTSHITVSYGVQYEGVDIEQLSPGTRGIVLLLLYLAIDRDDDRPLIIDQPEENLDPKSIFDELVERFRRAKLRRQIIIVTHNANLVVNTDADQVIVATCGPHRPGQLPEITYQSGGLENPNIRRMVCEILEGGEIAFRERARRLRVQM from the coding sequence ATGAGCGGCGCCCCCACAGGAACCCGCGAGCCGGGCGGCTCGAAGTGGCATCGGTGGGATCCGCACATCCACGCCCCGGGCACCGTACTCAATAACCAGTACCGTGGGAGCGACGCCTGGGAGAAATTCCTCTCTGCCGTCGAAGCGTCTTCCCCACGCATACGGGCGCTGGGTATCACCGACTATTATAACGTTGACGTCTACGAGCAGGTGCTCGCGCACCGAAAAGCGGGACGCCTCGCCGAGGTTGATCTCATCTTCCCCAATGTCGAGCTGCGTTACGGCATTGGGACCGGAAGTGGCTCGCCGATCAACTTCCATCTTCTTGTTTCGCCAGACGATCCCGAGCACGTCGAGCAGATCCGGCGTTTCCTCCGCTCTCTGACCTACACCGCCTACGGCCAACCCTTCCGTTGTGAGCGCTCAGACCTCATCCGCCTCGGCCGTGCTCACGACAGAACGGTTGTCGATGATGTCGCGGCCTTCGCTGTCGGCGCCAACCAGTTCAAGGTCAACCCTGACGAGCTGCGTGCAGAGTGGAAGAAGAACCCTTGGGTCCAGGATAACGTCCTGATCGCGGTCGCCGCCGGCAGCAACGACGGTACATCAGGACTCCAAGGCGACGCATCCCTCGCGACGCTCCGCAAAGAGATCGAACGGACCGCCCACGTCATCTTTTCATCGCAACCCAAGCAGCGAGCGTTCTGGCTCGGTCAAGGCGCGGTTACGGTCGAAAGGCTCGTCTCGGATTGGAACGGCAGGAAACCATGCTTGCACGGAAGCGACGCGCATGGTCCCGACCGCGTCGGCGTCGTGGAAAATGATCGTTACTGCTGGATCAAGGGCGATCTCGCTTTCGAATCGCTCCGTCAGACCTGCTTAGAGCCGGAGACGCGCGTCTTCATCGGCGTGACGTCCCCGCGCGGCGCACTCCCCTCGCAAGTCGTCAGCAATGTTGAAGTGACGGATGCAACGTGGCTGGTCACAAACAACGTGCCACTCAACGCAGGGCTTGTCGGCATCATCGGCGCGCGGGGTTCCGGAAAGACGGCGCTTGCAGACATCATCGCTGCCGGCGGATACGCCCTCTCGCCCCATCTCAGCGAGCGCTCCTTCATTCGCCGCGCCAAAGACCATCTTGGTGAAGCCTCGGCGCGCCTAACATGGGAGGACGGTGATCCGACCTCGAACGAGCTTCGTCATGTCGAGATGGAGGACTTCCTCGACTCACCGCGAGTTCAGTATCTCTCGCAACAATTCGTTGATAGCCTTTGCTCAGCCGAGGGCGTCACCGATGAACTTCTAGCTGAGGTCGAGCGTGTCATCTTTCAAGCCCATCCGGACGAGGATCGGATGGGAACCACCGAATTTCGAGAGTTGCTTGACCTTCGCGCAGCACGTGGACGCGCCCTGCGCCAAAGCCATGAGGAAGCACTCGCAGAAGCTGCTTCCGAGCTAAATATTGAACGCGAGCGTAAAGCCGGTTTGCCCGCGTTGAAGAAGCTACGGAGCGAGAAGGCGGCATCCATAACCAAGGACAAGCGCGATCGAAGCAGCCTGATTGGCAAAGGCGGCGAAGAACGCGCCAAGCGGCTCGATGTGGTGTCCACGGCCGCGGAGTCCGTTCGGTTTCAAGTCGAGCAATCGCAACGACGTCGCCAAGCACTTCTGGCGCTCAAAGACGAGGCGGACGATACCCGCAAGACGAAAGCGCCGGCACGCCTTCGGCAATTGCAACAGGCCCACCCCGAAGCCGGGCTGAGCACCGAGCAGTGGAAAGCGTTTCTTCTGGAGTTCGCGGGCGATGTCGACGTGATCCTGTCGACGGCAATCAAAGCCGTTGACACGCGCATCAAGACGTTGTCCGGACCAAGCGCGGGAGAAATCACGGTTGCGTCCGGGGTACCGCCGTCGCCGACGTCGCTGCTTCCGGACGGACAAGAGCTCGCCAACCTCACGCTCAGTTTGCTCAACAAGGAGGTCGCCCGGCTCCGCGCCTTAATCGGCATCGACACGGAAAATGCGAAAGCCTTCGCCCGCCTGTCCGAAAAAATCTCTCGCGACGAGGCGGCGTTGGCCAAGCTCGATCGTGACATCGAGACGGCAGAGCAGGCCGACGAACGGATCAAGGACCTCATTCAATCGCGGCGCGACAGCTACGCTTCCGTTTTCGACGGCATTATCGACGAAGAGCGCGAGCTGTCTGCGCTCTATGCGCCGCTCAAAGCCCGCCTCGAGGCGGAGGAGGGGGCGCTTGGAAAGCTCTCCTTCACTGTCCGGCGAGCGGTCGATGTCGCCGCCTGGGCGCAAATGGGCGAGGAGTTGTTGGACCTGCGCAAGACCGGTCCGTTCAAGGGCCGTGGCGCGTTGCTGGCCGCAGCGAAAATGGATCTCCAGCCAGCATGGGAAGAAGGCTCAAGCGCCGAGGTCGCCGAAGCGATGGCGCGCTTCCGTGAAGCTCACGAGCGCGACTTGGTCGAGCATGCACCCGTCGAGCGCAGCAATGCCTCGGCATATCGCGAATGGGCGGGCCGAATTTCCAGTTGGCTATACGGAACGAGCCACATCACCGTCAGCTATGGCGTCCAATACGAAGGCGTCGATATCGAACAGCTCTCGCCCGGCACGCGTGGTATTGTTCTGCTCCTTCTCTACCTTGCGATCGATCGGGATGACGACCGGCCGCTCATAATCGACCAGCCTGAAGAGAACCTCGATCCGAAGTCGATCTTCGACGAACTCGTGGAGCGATTCCGTCGCGCCAAACTGCGCAGGCAGATAATCATCGTCACTCATAACGCCAACCTCGTCGTGAACACCGACGCAGATCAGGTCATCGTGGCAACCTGCGGCCCGCATCGACCGGGTCAATTGCCGGAGATCACTTATCAGAGCGGAGGGCTTGAAAACCCCAATATCCGCCGCATGGTTTGCGAGATTCTCGAAGGAGGCGAAATTGCATTCCGTGAACGCGCGCGTCGCCTGCGTGTCCAAATGTAG